From the Halichoerus grypus chromosome 3, mHalGry1.hap1.1, whole genome shotgun sequence genome, one window contains:
- the LOC118551632 gene encoding uncharacterized protein LOC118551632 — protein sequence MAAFSTLAPTAAATAILGSHCGGRRGAGGLQRGQRAERLRRLLGNGRAGARTRRGGSRSAINALGWSHVTAGVCGVTSGPSAWRRLHERPTRDYISQNANSNLVYKRPRVGHERVNYKSRHAVNIAALLCELVAPEEMVCM from the exons ATGGCCGCCTTCTCTACCTTAGCGCCAACCGCCGCAGCCACCGCCATCTTAGGATCTCATTGTGGTGGGAGAAGAGGGGCGGGGGGACTGCAGAGGGGGCAACGCGCCGAGAGACTGCGCCGTCTCCTCGGCAACGGCCGCGCGGGGGCGAGAACTCGCCGGGGCGGGAGCCGCAGTGCGATCAACGCTCTAGGCTGGAGTCATGTGACCGCCGGAGTCTGTGGTGTCACCTCGGGCCCTTCAGCCTGGCGCCGCTTACACGAACGACCAACCAGAGACTACATATCCCAGAATGCCAATTCGAACCTGGTTTATAAGCGTCCGCGCGTCGGCCACGAGAGGGTTAACTACAAATCCCGGCATGCTGTGAACATCGCGGCGCTGCTCTGCGAGCTGGTGGCTCCGGAA GAGATGGTCTGCATGTAA